In Synergistota bacterium, the sequence AGTGCCTCTTTTAGCTTTTGCCGGAAGCTGGCAAGCTGCAGCATTTTTGATAGTTGCTGAGAGATTGGGGAAAGCCATAAGAACGCCTGCTAGGGATGCCATGTTATCTCATGCTGCCTCTCAGATCGGTGGAGGAAGAGCTTTTGGAATACATGAAGCCTTAGATCAAATAGGTGCTTTATTGGGTCCTGCTATAGTTAGTTTAATACTTTATCTTAAAAACGATTATAAGTCTGCTTTTCTTTGGCTCTTTCTTCCAGCCTCTTTAGCGCTCTTAACGCTTCTTATTAGTAGGCTTTTATATCCTTCTCCGGAGGAAATGGAGAAGCTTTCCTATTTTAAATTAGAAAGTATCTTATCGAGGAACTTCTGGATTTACTTAATCGCTATAGCTCTTATAGCAGCTGGATATGTTGATTATCCTCTGATTGGCTTTCATGTTGTTAAAAGCGGTATAATCTCACCTAATTATGTACCTCTTCTTTATGCGTTGGCAATGGGAGTTGATGCCATATCCGCTTTACTTTACGGATATCTTTTTGATCGATGGGGATTACGTGTTTTAGCTTTCGTTATCGTCTTATCCTCTCTTTTTGCTCCTCTTATCTTCTTTGGAGGTTTGTATCTTTTAATTTTGGGAGTCTTCCTTTGGGGTATGGGAATGGGAGCCCAAGAATCGATATTAAGAGCCCTTGTTGGTGGAATGGTTTCTCCTGAAAAGAGGGCTACAGCCTATGGAATTTTTAATGCCATATATGGGGTTTCCTGGTTTTTAGGGAGCGCTTTTATAGGACTACTATATGATTTTTCTTTAACTTATGTTGTATTTTTCTCCTTAGTGTTGCAGCTAGTGTCCGCTTTTATTATTCTTCTATTATCTAAAAAGAGGGATTTCCTTTAGCTTCGGTTATTATTCTTTCTCTTGACATATAGATCATCTTATGTTAAGGTTAGATTAGCTTGGAGAAGAGGGAAGTAAGTAAAACTCAAGATATTTGGTTTTTCCAAAATATAGATGTGGAGCGGGCAGCTGTGCTT encodes:
- a CDS encoding MFS transporter, encoding MKEKAFKFVIILGIVSLLSDMTYEGARSIAGPFLATLGASGTVVGFVAGFGEFIGQGLRILFGYLSDVTKRYWMFTILGYLVNLLAVPLLAFAGSWQAAAFLIVAERLGKAIRTPARDAMLSHAASQIGGGRAFGIHEALDQIGALLGPAIVSLILYLKNDYKSAFLWLFLPASLALLTLLISRLLYPSPEEMEKLSYFKLESILSRNFWIYLIAIALIAAGYVDYPLIGFHVVKSGIISPNYVPLLYALAMGVDAISALLYGYLFDRWGLRVLAFVIVLSSLFAPLIFFGGLYLLILGVFLWGMGMGAQESILRALVGGMVSPEKRATAYGIFNAIYGVSWFLGSAFIGLLYDFSLTYVVFFSLVLQLVSAFIILLLSKKRDFL